From the genome of Amia ocellicauda isolate fAmiCal2 chromosome 14, fAmiCal2.hap1, whole genome shotgun sequence, one region includes:
- the LOC136767867 gene encoding E3 ubiquitin-protein ligase TRIM39, translated as MKKGKSCENLELMSVNSPSTEKQPEAGISQQRNTAGPQKSSDGRVSLYKRISLLLACVWILSLISGLAVYFFLGSVDKQSEMLKLQENNTARITELQREKETLQTEHSVLLRNNKNMTESCLLTERSNTELKKQLQNKENENSNLQSKYSNVKAGCDELQREKETLQTEHSVLLRNNKNMTESCLLTERSNTELKKQLQNKENENSNLQSKYSNVKAGCDVWKWLRYVAVDVTLDPNTVNPFLILSEDGKQVRHGDERQVLRNNPKRFDYVICVLGKESFSSGRHYWEVEVGEKTAWTLGVARESINRKGKITVSPGLGFWTLTLRNGNELMAATSPPVLLPLSLKPRKVGVFVDYEGGQVSFYNVEARSHIYTFTDTFTEKLYPFFGPALTEGGKNAAPLIISPVHHTD; from the exons ATGAAGAAAGGCAAAAGTTGTGAAAATTTGGAACTAATGTCAGTCAATTCTCCATCGACAGAGAAACAACCTGAAGCCGGGATATCccagcaaagaaacacagcaG GACCTCAGAAGAGCAGTGATGGGAGAGTGTCTCTGTACAAGAGGATCTCACTGCTCCTTGCCTGTGTGTGGATCCTCAGTCTCATCTCTGGACTGGCTGTGTACT ttttccttGGTTCAGTAGACAAGCAGAGTGAGATGTTGAAGCTGCAGGAGAACAACACCGCTCGGATAACTG AGCTGCAGAGAGAAAAGGAGACCCTTCAGACAGAGCATTCAGTCTTACTGAGGAACAACAAGAATATGACAGAGAGTTGTCTCCTCACAGAGAGATCCAACACTG AACTGAAAAAGCAACTGCAGAACAAGGAGAATGAAAACTCAAATCTACAGAGCAAATACAGCAATGTGAAGGCTGGCTGTGATG AGCTGCAGAGAGAAAAGGAGACCCTTCAGACAGAGCATTCAGTCTTACTGAGGAACAACAAGAATATGACAGAGAGTTGTCTCCTCACAGAGAGATCCAACACTG AACTGAAAAAGCAACTGCAGAACAAGGAGAATGAAAACTCAAATCTACAGAGCAAATACAGCAATGTGAAGGCTGGCTGTGATG tgtggaagTGGCTTCGTTATGTAGCAG TGGATGTGACTCTGGACCCCAATACAGTGAATCCCTTTCTCATCCTGTCCGAGGATGGGAAACAAGTGAGACATGGAGATGAACGACAGGTTCTCCGCAACAATCCAAAGAGATTTGATTATGTTATCTGTGTCCTGGGAAAGGAGAGTTTCAGTTCAGGGAGACACTACTGGGAAGTGGAGGTGGGGGAGAAGACTGCGTGGACTTTAGGAGTTGCCAGAGAGTCCATCAACAGGAAGGGGAAGATTACAGTGAGCCCTGGGCTTGGATTCTGGACTCTGACTCTAAGGAATGGGAATGAGTTAATGGCTGCTACTAGCCCCCCTGTCCTCCTCCCCCTGAGCCTGAAGCCCCGGAAGGTGGGGGTGTTTGTGGATTATGAGGGGGGGCAGGTCTCCTTTTACAATGTGGAGGCCAGGTCTCATATCTACACTTTCACTGACACCTTCACTGAGAAACTCTATCCTTTCTTTGGCCCTGCTCTCACTGAGGGAGGTAAAAACGCAGCCCCACTGATCATCTCTCCTGTCCATCATACAGACTGA